The window ACGCCTCCACCAGCGGCCACACCTTCTCGGTGATGGTGCTGATGGTCGTCGCCGAGATGTCTACCCCATACAGCTCGGCCAGCGTCCCGGCGATGTCGCGGGTCGACAGCCCGCGGGCGTACATGGCCAGCACCTTCTCCTCCAATTCGTTGGTGTTGCCGGCATATTTGGCCAACACCTGCGGCTCGAACGCGCCGTTGCGGTCGCGTGGTACCTGGATGCTCGTCTGGCCGGTCGACGTGCGCACCTTCTTGGTATAATGCCCGTTGCGGTTGTTGCCGGAGTTACGGCCGGCGGCTTCATACGGCTCGTAGCCCAGGTGTTCGCTCAGTTCGCCCTCCAGCATCTGTTCCAGCGTCGAGGCGAAGAGCCGGGCAAAGACCCCTTCCTTGCCGAAAAAATCGTCCATCGACTGCACCTTGCCCAGTTCGGCCTGCACTGTCTCCGCCGATGGCATATACTCCTGCGGTGATTGGCTTTTCTTCTGCTTTGTCATCGTGTAACCTCCGACCGTCGCAATGGCTATACTGTAGTTGATTTCTGGTTACACACAATTGCGGACACTACCGCTCAGGCTCATTAGAGAAAATCGACCCGATCTAATCCCTGAACTCATTTGAGCGAATCTTTCCTATTTTGATCGAGAATTGACGTTGTTAGTACCTCTGAGTAGCAGTCAGCATAAGAATCTCACGTGGAACCTTAACTGGTTTTTCCCGCCACCCCGACGAAGAATCCTTGAATGGCCGGCAACTACTCCTTATTCAGGAGGCACCACTGCTGATTCAACTAGACCAGCACACGAGCCTTAACCAATTGCAATTGCTCTTCAAGCCGGCCAAATCGATCCAGCTCCACTTCCTCGGCCAAACTCAAGTTGCCCTCGTCGCTTCTGTCCAGGAGATCACTCACCCTTGTTTCGATTTCCTCCGAGAAACGGAAGGCGATAATGGCTTCAGGGGTTGGGGCCTGTGTGAGCAGAGTAACGGCTTCACTGTAGGCTTTCGTCGAAATAGGGGCCAGGCGACTTAAGCCCATTTCAAGGACTAATGACAACTGGTCGCCCAATTCGGTGACGATAGGCGCCAGATGGTCGGGAATATCCAGGGTAATCGTCGTCATGCAGTTGATTATAGCACCGATTGCGGGGGTAATCTCACTTCTCAGGAGTGAAAATCACGCTGAAGCACCAACGTCCGCTCCACATTCTTCCCCGCCACCCCGGCAAAGAACCCCTGAATCACCGGCAGGTCGGCCTCATAGCTCTCGCCCGGCCAGACCGTCGGCCCCACGCGCATGTGCTTGTTGGCGTAGTCGAAGATGACCATGACCAGCGGCACGCCCGCGCCCCGGGCGATGTGGTAGAAGCCGCTGCGCCAGCCCTTGCTCGCGCTGTCGTGGGCTTTACCGCGCGTGCCTTCGGGCATGATTGCCAGCATGAACTGCTCGCGGCCGTCGAACTCGTCCACCATCTGGGCCACGAAGTCGCGCGTCCGGTCGCGGTCCAGCGGGATGCCGCCGAACCAGCGCAGGAACCAGCCCACCGGCCCCACGAAGGGCGTGTGCTTCATCACGAAATGCACGTCGATGCCCAGCGTAGCCATCGTCAGGGCGGTCATAAAGAAGTCCTGATTCGACGTATGCGGCGCGCCCACTAAGACAAAGCGCGATAGTTCGGGAATTTGCCCCACCACGCGCCAGCCCATCAGCCGCATGACCAGGCCCCAGAAGCCGCGCGACAGCCGGTTGCCCCGGCGCGGCACGCCTGCGCCTATTTGGGGTAGAGTCGTATAGGTGATCGTCTCGGTTTCGGAGCGTTTTGGCACCATCCCACACTGTTTCCTTTAGCGGGGACGGGCGGTGAGATTCGTTGCCTATCCCCAATTCATTACAACACCACCCCCCGCTAAAAGAAACGCCTGATGGGTAAGAAAAGAGAATCCACAGATTTCACAGATTTCACAGATAAAGAATGAGTGGTCAGTGGGTAGTGGACAGTGACCAGTCTGGATACTGATCACTGACCACTACCCACTTCTTCAAATCTGTGCAATCTGTGTAATCTGTGGATTCTCTTCTCCTTATCCCAGATTCTGCGAGAAGATCAGCGCGGCATAGGGGCCGAGGTTGACCTTGCCGTGGGCCGGCAGGCCGTCGTACTCGCCATCTTCGGCGGTCACATCGCCGCTCACCTGGCCCTTGTAGTCGGGGCTATAGACGGCGGCGTGGCTGTCAAAACGCAAGGCCCACTGACCGGCGGCAGGGAAGCCGAGGGCATAATCCGTCAGCGTCGCGTTGCTCATGTTCAGCACCACCATCACGCTGTCGCCCGGCCCGCCGTCGTGCCAGCGATGGTAGGCCAGCACCTTGTCGTTCTGATTCAGGTGCGAGGCAAACACGTGCTGCCCGGTCAGCCCCTTGCTCACGCCGTCCAGATTGCGGCGCAGACGCATCAGGTCGCGATAGAGATAGATGATGCCTTCGTGATTCTTGGCCTCTTCCCAGTCCAGCGGCTCGGTGTCGGTGAACCACTTGCCTTCCATGAACTCCTGTCCCTGGAAGATCATGGGGATGCCCGGCGCGGTGAAGACCAGCGCCGCGCCCAACGTGGAGCGCTTCTTGGCGAACCAGTTCTTGCTGTCGCCCGGCCAAATCTCTTCCGGCACGCGCGCCTTGCCGTTGGCCACTTCGTCGTGCGATTCGGTATAGATCACGCGCTTGAAGGCGTTGCCGTCATACTTGGAGTACAGCGCGTCGCGAACCGCTTCCAGGTTGCGGAAGGCGTCGTCGTTGGTGATGATCGCCGTGCGCACCGGATGGACAAAGCCGGCGTCCCACTGCGCGCCAAAGCCCGCCCCGCCCGCGCCGGTGTCCTTCACCACCCATTCGTTACCCTTCAGGTCTTCGGCAATGGTCAGATGATTGGGCGCGAATTCGGTCACCTCTTCGTTGATCCACTGCATCAGATTCCAGCCGTCGGGCAGGTCGTTGGCCGGCTCGTTGTCATTGCCATGGACGTTGCGAATATAGGCTGTGGCGTCCCAGCGCAGGCCGTCCACTTTGTACTCGTGCAGCCAGGTCAGGGCATTATCGCGCAGCATCTGGCGCACTTCGGGCCGGCCGTAATCGGGCCGCGTGTGGCCCCAGGGCGTCTCGGAGCGGTGGTCGTTGTAGAAGTAGATGCCGCCGCCTTCGCCCTCCGACCAGCCGTCGAAGCGCCACAGGTCAAGGTCGCCCGGCCCCAGGTGGTTATAAACCACGTCGAGGATGACGGCGATGCCATGGCTATGAGCGGCCTTCACGAACTTCTTGAAGCCCAACATGCCGCCGTAGTCCGACTCCACGGCGAAGGGCAGCGACAGGTTATAGCCCCACGAACGGCCGCCGGGGAACTCCATCGGCGGCATGATCTGCACGGCGTTGACGCCCAGCGCGCGCAGATAGGACAGGCGCCGGATGGCCCGCTGGAACGTGCCGACGTGCCCTTCCGACGATGGGTTGAACGTGCCCACGTGCATCTCATAGATGATCAACTCGTTCCAGTTGGCGCTCTGAAAATCGGCCGTGTCGCCCCAGTCGAACGCCGGGTCGTGGATGACGCTATTGCCGACCGAGCCGGTCACCTGCCGCGAATAGGGATCGAGGCGGTAGAGCTTTTGCTGGCCGTTGATAATCACATACTTGTATTCCTGGCCCGCCTTGGCTCCGGCCACGTCGGTGGCCCAATAACCGTCGGCCTCGTGGGTCAGCGGGGTGGCCGTTTCTTTCCAGTCGTTGAAATCGCCAACGACGAACACCTTTTCGGCGTTCGGCGCCCAGACACGAAAGGTCGCGCCCTTCTCATGGATAATCGGCCCCATGCCCGGTTTCATTGCCGGCCGCCGGCTGCGATCATACGCCTTAAAGCGGCCTTCCACGGCTTTGGCCGCCTTCTCCAATGCTTTCATCATGTTGCTTCCTTCTCTGTTATTACGCTGTTACACAAGGATTCTGAGGTTCGTAGTCAGCAACTTTAGTTGCGTTCTTCAGAGACGACCCTTGTCGGCTAACGGCGCTAAAGCGCCTGACTACGAACAAATCGTGATTTCCAATATAACAGGGTACTATGGTTTATATACCTGCAAAATATAGCTTCATACGCCAACAATCTGGAGAGCGAGAGGTTCTCCCCTGCTCCCCTGCTCCCCTGCTCCCCCGCTCCCCTGCGCTTCCGCTCCCCTGCGCTTCCACCTCACCCCTGCAACAGCGACTCCGCCCCATCGATCCAAACCTCCGTGCCGGTGATATGGCCGGCGGCGTCGGAGGCCAGGAAGTAGACCAGCTCGGCCACCTGCTCGGCCGAGCCGGGTTGGCCGTCGGTCAGGGGCACGCTGCCTTCGGGGTACTCCACCGGCTCCCTGGCCTCTTCGGTGTGGCGCTTCTCGGTGCTTTCCTCGATTTCCGTCTGGATCCAGCCGGGGCAGATGACGTTGACGCGGATCTTGTGCTTAGCCAGTTCCAGCGCCGCCATCTTGGCAAAGGCCACCTGCCCGGCCTTGCTGGAACTATAGGCCGACGCGCCGGCATTGCTGAACACGCGCGTACCATTGACCGAGGAGGTGATGATCACCGAGCCGCCCCGCTGTTTCAGCAAAGGCAACGCATACTTGACCGTCAGAAAGGTGCCGGTCAGATTGATGGCCAGCGTCTCGGCCCATTCGTCCGGCTTCAACTCCTCGATGGGGGCCCAGACGCCATTGATGCCGGCATTGGCGAAAACGATGTCGAGCCGCCCCCATTCCTTTTTGATTTGGGCCACGGCGGCCTGCATCTCTTCCGGGCGCGCGATGTCGGCCTCGACAACGATGGCCCGGCCGCCGGCGGCGGTGATCTTATCGACCGTTTGTTGCAGGCTGTCGCGGCCGCGACCCAGCGCGGCGATCCTGGCCCCGCCCTCGGCCAGCCGCAGCGCCGCCGCTTTGCCCAACCCCGACCCCGCGCCGGTCACCAAGGCCACTTTATCTTTCAGTTCCATGCGTCACCTCCGCTAGTCAGCAAAGATAGAAACCGAGTTTCTGCTTTGGAAACTCGGTTTCTACGCCCTAACTATACGGATTGCGCCGCCTATTCCTATAGACCGGGGATATATTTCTCTCTGGCAGCCGCTCGGATGAGCCACCTCTAGACAACGATCGGCGGCTGCCCTTGCATATCGGCTACCCGGCTGCCCTCACCACTGGACGCATAGAAGATGTGGAGCATCTGCGCCAGTTCGGGAATCGGCGCGGTCGCCAGATTGGTGGTCTGGTGCGGATCACTTTCCAGCCGGTATAGCTCATTGTCGATGACCGCCGTCGGCTCGGCCACGTCAACGTAGTATTGAACGTAGATGTCGTTGACCGCTTGCCCGGCGGTGGTGTGCATCTGGCGCAGCGCCAGGTAATCGGGCAGGCCGTAGCGCCAGTCGGTGGACGAACGGTCGCCGATCACCGCGCCGCGCGGCTGGTGGTGCTCCACCAACAACGACCGCCGCCAGTTGCGCACCGGTCGGCCTTCGATCAGGTTGCGCAACGAACGGCCGTCCACGTTAAAGACCGGATTTTGCCAGCTCAAGCCGGTGTAGTCCAGCAGCGTCGGGGCGATGTCGATGTTGGCGACCAGATTGGGGATTTGGCGGGCCACGGTGTTGGGGCCGCGTATATATAGCGGCACGCGCACCGACTCTTCCTGGGGCGTCATCTTGTTGCTCAGCCGGTGCTCGCCGATCAGATGGCCGTTGTCGGAGGTGAAGATGATCAGCGTGTTCGGCCCGGCGGCGTCGACCACCTCGCCCACCATGCGGTCGAGGGTCAGTAGCTGTTCCATTCGATCCAGCAGCAGCCGCCCCAGATAATCCTCTTGGCGCCGGTTGCCCTGCACCGGATCGTTCAAATCGGGCCAGGCAGCCGGCGAGTAGAACGGGATGCTATTATCGATCTGCCGGTTGAACGACGCCTTGCCGCGCGGCAGGTCGAAGGTAGCCGAGAGTGGCAAGAAGCCGTTGGGGTCGCGGTTGGCGCGCAGGCTGCCGGCGGGCAAACCGGCGCTGCCGTAGTCGTAGGTTTGGCCGGGGGCGATGGGCGACCAGTTACCCTCGGCATAGGGGCGCAGGAGAAAGTAGGGATGCACCTCGGAGACAATGCCCTGGCCGATGGCCGCCGCCCCGGCCCCGACCGGCTTATCCCGGTTAATGGGGCTGGCAGGTGAATATTTCATCGCCGGATCGCGATATTGATCGCCCTCGTCGAGAAGCTCATCGATAACCGCCCCCTCTAACCCAGCCTCATCGAGCACCGTGCCGGTGATGGCTAATTCCTGAAAATCAACCAGTTCGCCGCTCTCCCACCATTCAAAGGTGGCCGCGCCGGGCCGCCGTAGAATGAGCTTGATCACGAAGCGCGCGCCCTCGGTGGGCACGAGGGCAAAACCACATAGACGCCCGAAAGTGACGGTTTCGCCCCAATCGGGGTCGAAGCGCCAGGCCGTGAATTGACCCGTGGACGGGATGCGATGGCGCACGTAACTGACGTAGCCTTGCGTCTCGCTGCCGCGCACCACTTGCTGGCGGATGAGGCCGCTGGGGAAGATGACCGCCGACCAGCCGGTGATGGGCAGGCTGCCCGTGCCGGCCAGGGCCGATTCATCGGCGGTCAAGACCCACGGCTGGATCGGCTGGTTGGTGACGATATCGCGCGCGTAGAACTCGACCCTCGCCCCGGTCTGTCTGACCAATTGCTGCCGGCGCACGTCGCTCGACGGCACGAGGACATTCCAGCCGACCACCGCCCCACTGCCCGTATTCGGCGCGATGCCCGCGACGTTGCCGGTGTTCGTCCAGCCGCCCCAGCCGCTATCGCGTTGCTGGCTATCGCGCGACCACCACAGATAAACCGGGCTGCCCGAGGCAAAGTCAACCGTCACCAGGTGCTGCCGCCAGCCGTTGGTTTGGGCGTTGGGAAATTGGGCCAGGTCTACCGGCGTTCCGGTAAAGGATGCTTGCGCCTGGCCGGTTCTCTGCCGCCAGCCGGATAGGTTGACGTGGATGGGCGTGGGCGCGACCAGCAGGAAAAACGGCTTGTTGCCGCGTTGGGCGATGGCCTGCTTGGCCGAGTCGCCGATGTATTTGGTCTGGTAGACGTTGGGCCAGGCGCGCACGCCGTTCTCGATAGACCGATACATGCCCGGCCGCGGGTCGTAGCCGTCGACCGGCCGGTAGTAGTCCCATTCGGGATGCTTGGAACCCAGGTGATACTTGCCGATGAAGGCGCGGTAATAGACAGAGCTAAGCCAGGTGGGCAGATAGCCGTTGTTGGTCGCCGCCAGGTGATCGTCGAATTGCTCCGGGCCTTCCTCGCCGACGACGTGCCACACGCCGTGGTTGTGGCTGAACTTGCCGGTCAGGAGCGAGGCCCGCGACGGCGAGCAGATGCTGGTGGGCACGAAGGCATTGGTGAAGTTGACGCTGCCGTCGATGATCTTGGACTTGATGTTGGGCAATTTGCCGGCGGCCACCAGACGCTGCAAGGTTTCGACGTCGAGGTCATCGATCACGAACAGGAGGACGTTGGGGGCATTGGGGTCGGCGACGCCGGTCGATTCCAGCTTCGGGGCGGTCTTTTTCTTGCCCTGGCGCGTGGTCGCCATGAAGGCCGCCGCCAGCGAGATCCCGGCCACTAGTAGACGGGCTAATCCTTTTAACTTCGCCATATGCCTCCACCTCTCTTGCTTGTTCGCGTTCTACCGGACGAATGACCACATTATACCCGACCCCGCCCGACGCACATTATAGGCCACACGCGGCGGAATGCCCAGACCTGACCGGGCGGCGCATCGCTCGCTGCGGCCCAACCCCGGCGCGCCGGCCGATCCGCTCTGGGGATAGGTGTCAGAAGACCGGCAGGCGAATGATGTTGATGACGCAATACAGCAGGACGATGAGGGCTGCGCCCACTACCACGGCCCGCAGCTCAGCCCATTCAAAGCGATTGGCGATGCCGGCCAGCAGCAACGACGCCGCCAGAATGACGACCGACAGGGTGTATTGATCGCCAATGTTGCCGGACATTTCCGCCTGGCGCCCAAAGTTTTCGGCATCCTCCAGCTTGGCCGCGGCCTCGACCAGCGCCGCCACCCGGTACTCCGGCATGTCAAAAGGGGTATCGGGCGCGTCGACATCGGCAAACGGATCTTCGCTGAGCCAGGCATCGAAGGCCGGCCGGAATTCGTCGCGGAATCGGGCGCGCAGAAAGTCGGCCACGCGGGTGTCACCGACGGCGTAGGCGCTGATCCAATCGGCGAACAATCCGACGTCGATGGCCCGCGATTGATAGCCGCGCGTCGAGAGTTGTGACGATTCGACGCGCAGGCTGAGCGCCCGGTTGCCGATGACGGTCTGGGCGCTGTTCCAATTCCCGGCCTGATAGCCGGCCCACACCGTCGCCAGCGTCGCCAGGGTGACGACGATGGTTTCCCACAGTTCCGCCCGGCGGTGAATGCGCCGGTCTTGCAAGTATTCGGGCGACGGCTCCGGGCGTCGCCATTTTGCATAACGACTCGCTGCCCCAACTTTCTGCTGGGTTTTCGCACCGGGCGAAGGTTCAGGGGGGGCCACTTGATCATCCATTGGTCTACCTCACTGCCTCTTGTCGGATTGTGATTCTAGCGCACTTGCCGCCGGGTGGCGACGCCACATGAACGGCCGGCCGCGGGTCACGTCCATTTGCCGCCGCAGCCCTTCGCCCAGTAGATTGAAGGCCAGGATCAGCAAGAATAGCGTGATACCGACAAAGGCCACTTCCCACGGCGTGCGGATCATCTTGCTCCAAAAATTGGACATCATTTGCGCCAGTTCGGGGTAATTGGCGGTGATGCCGATGGGCGCGTCGTTGATGTCGCCGCTGCGGCCCATGATGACAAACACTTCGCCGATGAACTGGCCCAGGAAACCGAGTTCGCCGACCACCAGCAGCGTGGCCGCCAGCTCGAAGGAGATGAGCGCGGGCAGCGCCGGCCACAATTGGGGGACAACGTGGCGGCTCAGGATGCGGCCCGGCGATGCCCCGGCCGCCCGCGCGCCCTCGATGTAGGGCTCACGCTTGATGAGCAGGGTGCTGTTGCGGACGAAAACGGCCGTGCCCGCCCAGCCGGTGGCCGTCAGGGCCAGGATAAAGATCGGCAGTTCGCGGGCTTCGCTGTACGAAGTGACCGCCAGGGCAAACAACAGGATCGGCACGGCCAGACAGACCTGGATCAACACCTCGATCAGTCGCCGCGCCGGCCCGTCGAACCAGCCGGCGATCAGCCCCAGGATGAGGCCCAGCAGGATGCGCAACCCGGCAATGAGGGCGCACAAGATCAGCGTCGGCCGCACCGCCCACAACAGGCGGCTCAGCAGATCGCGGCCGGCGATGTCGGTGCCCAGGATCACATCATCCAGCGTGAACGGCGGCACCGGCCGCACCGAGGGAATATAGGCCTGATCGCCCACGCGGAACACGTCGGTCAGGATCTCGACCGGCTCAAAGGGCGACAGGCGGGGGCCGACGACGGCGATGATCAAGAAAAACCCCAGGAGGGCGGCCCCGATCCACAGGGGGTAGTTAGGAGAGGTGAGCCGGTTCATGGCGTTCGTTCCGACCGCTCAGGCCGGCAGCGCGCCCCCCTCCTGGGCGGCGACGCTGACGCGCGGGTCGAAATGATAGGCCAACAGACCGGCAATCAGATCGGCCAGCAAGATCCAACTGCCGAGGATGACGGCCAGAATGGCGATCAGTTCCGGGTCGCCAAAAAAGTTCCCGGTTGGCCCGGCGTCGAGGCGCAGGCCGAGCGAGTACAGGAGGATGCGGCCGATGCCCGGCCAGAGGAAGATCGCCTCGACCAGCACCAGGCCGCCGATCATCAGGCGCATCGCCTCGCCCATCGTGATCAGGGCCGGCGACAGCACGTTGGCCCAGGCGTGCCGCCCCAGCACGCGCCGCCAGTCTAGCCCCTTGCTTTGGGCCACCTGAATGTAATCCCGTTGCAGTTCATTCTCCAGCAGCCCGGCCGTCACCTTGGCCAGATGAAACGTGGGTTGAACGGCCAGAACCATCACCGGCAATATGAGGTGGCGGCCCAGGCCATAGCCGCTGATGGGCAGCAGGGTCGTGCCGCTGCCGGAAAAAAGCAGTTGATAAACGAGCAATGACAGGATGATGGCCCCCAATACGAAGCCCGGCATCGACGAACCGGCGGCCAGCAGCAACGTCGCCGCCGGCCGTATGCGCCACGTACGGGGCGATATAGCTAGAAACCCCAGCAGCAAGCCCGTCGTGACGGT is drawn from Candidatus Promineifilum breve and contains these coding sequences:
- a CDS encoding lysophospholipid acyltransferase family protein, with protein sequence MVPKRSETETITYTTLPQIGAGVPRRGNRLSRGFWGLVMRLMGWRVVGQIPELSRFVLVGAPHTSNQDFFMTALTMATLGIDVHFVMKHTPFVGPVGWFLRWFGGIPLDRDRTRDFVAQMVDEFDGREQFMLAIMPEGTRGKAHDSASKGWRSGFYHIARGAGVPLVMVIFDYANKHMRVGPTVWPGESYEADLPVIQGFFAGVAGKNVERTLVLQRDFHS
- a CDS encoding alpha-amylase family glycosyl hydrolase, producing MMKALEKAAKAVEGRFKAYDRSRRPAMKPGMGPIIHEKGATFRVWAPNAEKVFVVGDFNDWKETATPLTHEADGYWATDVAGAKAGQEYKYVIINGQQKLYRLDPYSRQVTGSVGNSVIHDPAFDWGDTADFQSANWNELIIYEMHVGTFNPSSEGHVGTFQRAIRRLSYLRALGVNAVQIMPPMEFPGGRSWGYNLSLPFAVESDYGGMLGFKKFVKAAHSHGIAVILDVVYNHLGPGDLDLWRFDGWSEGEGGGIYFYNDHRSETPWGHTRPDYGRPEVRQMLRDNALTWLHEYKVDGLRWDATAYIRNVHGNDNEPANDLPDGWNLMQWINEEVTEFAPNHLTIAEDLKGNEWVVKDTGAGGAGFGAQWDAGFVHPVRTAIITNDDAFRNLEAVRDALYSKYDGNAFKRVIYTESHDEVANGKARVPEEIWPGDSKNWFAKKRSTLGAALVFTAPGIPMIFQGQEFMEGKWFTDTEPLDWEEAKNHEGIIYLYRDLMRLRRNLDGVSKGLTGQHVFASHLNQNDKVLAYHRWHDGGPGDSVMVVLNMSNATLTDYALGFPAAGQWALRFDSHAAVYSPDYKGQVSGDVTAEDGEYDGLPAHGKVNLGPYAALIFSQNLG
- a CDS encoding SDR family oxidoreductase, translating into MELKDKVALVTGAGSGLGKAAALRLAEGGARIAALGRGRDSLQQTVDKITAAGGRAIVVEADIARPEEMQAAVAQIKKEWGRLDIVFANAGINGVWAPIEELKPDEWAETLAINLTGTFLTVKYALPLLKQRGGSVIITSSVNGTRVFSNAGASAYSSSKAGQVAFAKMAALELAKHKIRVNVICPGWIQTEIEESTEKRHTEEAREPVEYPEGSVPLTDGQPGSAEQVAELVYFLASDAAGHITGTEVWIDGAESLLQG
- a CDS encoding sulfatase-like hydrolase/transferase, coding for MAKLKGLARLLVAGISLAAAFMATTRQGKKKTAPKLESTGVADPNAPNVLLFVIDDLDVETLQRLVAAGKLPNIKSKIIDGSVNFTNAFVPTSICSPSRASLLTGKFSHNHGVWHVVGEEGPEQFDDHLAATNNGYLPTWLSSVYYRAFIGKYHLGSKHPEWDYYRPVDGYDPRPGMYRSIENGVRAWPNVYQTKYIGDSAKQAIAQRGNKPFFLLVAPTPIHVNLSGWRQRTGQAQASFTGTPVDLAQFPNAQTNGWRQHLVTVDFASGSPVYLWWSRDSQQRDSGWGGWTNTGNVAGIAPNTGSGAVVGWNVLVPSSDVRRQQLVRQTGARVEFYARDIVTNQPIQPWVLTADESALAGTGSLPITGWSAVIFPSGLIRQQVVRGSETQGYVSYVRHRIPSTGQFTAWRFDPDWGETVTFGRLCGFALVPTEGARFVIKLILRRPGAATFEWWESGELVDFQELAITGTVLDEAGLEGAVIDELLDEGDQYRDPAMKYSPASPINRDKPVGAGAAAIGQGIVSEVHPYFLLRPYAEGNWSPIAPGQTYDYGSAGLPAGSLRANRDPNGFLPLSATFDLPRGKASFNRQIDNSIPFYSPAAWPDLNDPVQGNRRQEDYLGRLLLDRMEQLLTLDRMVGEVVDAAGPNTLIIFTSDNGHLIGEHRLSNKMTPQEESVRVPLYIRGPNTVARQIPNLVANIDIAPTLLDYTGLSWQNPVFNVDGRSLRNLIEGRPVRNWRRSLLVEHHQPRGAVIGDRSSTDWRYGLPDYLALRQMHTTAGQAVNDIYVQYYVDVAEPTAVIDNELYRLESDPHQTTNLATAPIPELAQMLHIFYASSGEGSRVADMQGQPPIVV
- a CDS encoding ABC transporter permease — protein: MNRLTSPNYPLWIGAALLGFFLIIAVVGPRLSPFEPVEILTDVFRVGDQAYIPSVRPVPPFTLDDVILGTDIAGRDLLSRLLWAVRPTLILCALIAGLRILLGLILGLIAGWFDGPARRLIEVLIQVCLAVPILLFALAVTSYSEARELPIFILALTATGWAGTAVFVRNSTLLIKREPYIEGARAAGASPGRILSRHVVPQLWPALPALISFELAATLLVVGELGFLGQFIGEVFVIMGRSGDINDAPIGITANYPELAQMMSNFWSKMIRTPWEVAFVGITLFLLILAFNLLGEGLRRQMDVTRGRPFMWRRHPAASALESQSDKRQ
- a CDS encoding ABC transporter permease subunit translates to MIRYLIRKSLLMIIILVVLHFVAYHFALRHPAHLFYPFSSSTDPDAEFSPSQYPAYVRGLLSGDLGEAGGAPVAEVIGDPIRKSLVLLGVAVVVTVTTGLLLGFLAISPRTWRIRPAATLLLAAGSSMPGFVLGAIILSLLVYQLLFSGSGTTLLPISGYGLGRHLILPVMVLAVQPTFHLAKVTAGLLENELQRDYIQVAQSKGLDWRRVLGRHAWANVLSPALITMGEAMRLMIGGLVLVEAIFLWPGIGRILLYSLGLRLDAGPTGNFFGDPELIAILAVILGSWILLADLIAGLLAYHFDPRVSVAAQEGGALPA